One segment of Brassica napus cultivar Da-Ae chromosome C3, Da-Ae, whole genome shotgun sequence DNA contains the following:
- the LOC125583150 gene encoding uncharacterized protein LOC125583150, whose protein sequence is MEDRLKSYEDMHDRFTSTIMRYLGTLSTQMMNVQMDIALILPNQTAFVRDRLLLENTILAGELVNGYHKATGPKRITIKVDIAKAFDTLSWDFLFNCLKGLQLPSRLIHWLRTCVSTPNYTVGYNGSVHGYFKGRRGLRQGDPLSPYLFVIAMNNLSHLLNNAARDFRLDYHHKCRDAKLTHLSFADDLLIFIDGSISSLQAVLQILKEFELRSGLAVSVQKSSFFASGLSQAEIDAIQVSTGMPIASLPVRYLGVPLSSSKPTLSHCEVLIQQIKRRLSSWSAKSLSFAGRLLLIKTVISGINTFWCSSFILPKSVIKRINSLCSIFLWKGDVEGHHTARVSWETVTKEKSQGGLGVKDLYTWNRACTLKLIWLLFFQSGSVWVAWFKTEILSGNLSNFWTVKPNRKYSWLTNKLIKMRDVIFTWIKLKIESGRDCRFWTDNWYPEGKICELMTGGRRTRLGIRQDATIASLYDNGHWLLPPARSENQVSILAFLSGLTISTADDFYVWEIDGIVSAQYSTGLVYQKLRGDYTHIPWTKAVWIKGGIPKHCFMVWLVVLNRCPTRDRLQSWGLQTDTNCLLCGLHPESRDHLYFDCPYSWELWSTMATRFTLNPLRTWDRSLSQMHTLSGNRFRRRLLLLAWQAIIYWVWAERNSRLHRHTFRSPDVLLRLVDCQIKDRINSLREVNPTTCSQLLQLWFLACNPTIDSA, encoded by the exons ATGGAAGATAGGTTAAAATCTTATGAGGATATGCACGACCGTTTCACCTCAACTATCATGCGATACTTGGGcaccttgtctacacagatgatgaatgtCCAGATGGACATTG CTCTGATACTTCCAAACCAGACTGCTTTTGTGCGTGATAGACTCTTGCTCGAGAACACAATTCTCGCAGGAGAGCTCGTTAATGGCTATCATAAAGCTACAGGTCCGAAGCGCATCACCATTAAGGTTGATATAGCAAAAGCGTTTGACACTTTGTCTTGGGATTTCTTGTTCAACTGCTTGAAGGGTCTTCAACTACCTAGCCGACTGATTCACTGGCTCAGAACTTGTGTGTCTACTCCGAACTACACAGTAGGCTACAATGGATCAGTACATGGCTATTTCAAGGGTAGGAGAGGGCTCAGGCAAGGAGATCCTCTCTCTCCATATCTCTTTGTCATAGCCATGAACAACCTTTCTCACTTACTTAACAACGCAGCAAGGGACTTTAGACTGGACTATCATCATAAATGTCGGGATGCTAAACTAACTCACTTGAGTTTTGCAGATGACCTTCTCATCTTCATTGACGGGTCCATCTCTTCTCTTCAGGCAGTGCTTCAGATCCTTAAAGAGTTTGAATTGCGCTCCGGACTGGCTGTTAGTGTTCAAAAGTCAAGTTTCTTTGCATCAGGTTTATCCCAAGCGGAAATAGATGCTATTCAGGTTTCTACTGGAATGCCAATTGCCTCTCTCCCAGTGAGATATCTTGGTGTACCTCTATCCTCTTCAAAGCCTACTCTCTCTCACTGTGAAGTACTCATTCAGCAGATTAAAAGACGTCTTTCCTCCTGGAGCGCTAAATCCCTCTCTTTTGCTGGACGTCTACTCCTTATCAAGACTGTGATATCAGGAATCAACACCTTCTGGTGTTCCTCGTTTATATTGCCAAAGTCGGTGATCAAGAGAATCAACTCTCTTTGTAGTATTTTCCTATGGAAAGGAGATGTGGAGGGTCATCATACTGCGCGAGTTTCATGGGAGACAGTAACTAAAGAAAAGAGTCAAGGAGGACTAGGAGTCAAGGATTTGTATACCTGGAACAGAGCTTGCACGTTGAAGCTTATTTGGCTGTTGTTCTTTCAATCGGGTTCAGTTTGGGTGGCGTGGTTCAAGACGGAAATCCTATCAGGGAATCTGAGCAACTTCTGGACAGTTAAGCCTAATAGAAAGTACTCTTGGCTAACTAATAAGTTAAtcaaaatgagagatgtaataTTTACCTGGATTAAACTTAAGATTGAGAGTGGCAGAGACTGCAGATTCTGGACAGATAACTGGTACCCGGAAGGAAAGATTTGTGAACTCATGACAGGAGGTAGAAGAACTAGGCTTGGTATAAGACAAGATGCAACCATCGCAAGCTTGTATGACAATGGTCACTGGCTTCTGCCACCGGCAAGGTCTGAAAATCAAGTAAGCATTCTTGCTTTCCTCTCTGGCCTGACAATATCTACTGCTGATGACTTCTACGTTTGGGAAATTGATGGAATAGTTAGCGCACAATACTCTACTGGGCTAGTTTATCAAAAACTGAGAGGAGACTATACTCATATACCTTGGACTAAAGCAGTGTGGATTAAAGGAGGCATTCCTAAGCATTGTTTTATGGTGTGGCTGGTGGTTCTGAACCGCTGCCCAACTCGCGATCGTCTCCAGTCCTGGGGTTTGCAAACTGATACTAACTGTCTTCTCTGTGGTCTTCATCCAGAGAGTCGAGATCACCTCTATTTTGATTGCCCTTACTCGTGGGAACTATGGTCAACTATGGCCACAAGATTCACTTTGAATCCTTTGAGGACATGGGATCGCTCACTAAGTCAGATGCACACACTCTCTGGTAACAGATTCCGGCGTCGTCTTCTCCTGCTAGCCTGGCAAGCGATCATCTACTGGGTTTGGGCTGAAAGAAATTCTAGACTTCATCGACACACTTTCCGATCTCCTGACGTGTTGCTCCGTCTTGTTGATTGTCAAATTAAAGACCGCATCAACAGTCTCCGGGAAGTCAACCCAACAACTTGTTCACAGCTCCTCCAACTATGGTTTCTTGCTTGTAATCCTACCATCGACTCCGCCTGA